A single window of Pseudomonas lijiangensis DNA harbors:
- a CDS encoding universal stress protein, with amino-acid sequence MSYQHILVAIDLTDECDPVIRRARVLAQASDATLSMVHIVEPMAMAFGGDVPMDLSQLQQQQFDQAKEKLEKLKEKYPEIKAGESHLVYGQPRQEIHQLAKNQKCDLIVVGSHGRHGLALLLGSTANDVLHGAPCDVLAVRLNKPE; translated from the coding sequence ATGTCGTATCAACACATTCTGGTTGCCATTGACCTCACCGACGAGTGCGACCCAGTCATCCGTCGTGCTCGCGTATTGGCCCAGGCCAGCGATGCCACCCTGTCGATGGTGCACATTGTCGAACCCATGGCCATGGCCTTCGGGGGCGACGTCCCAATGGACCTGTCTCAGCTGCAACAGCAGCAATTCGATCAGGCCAAGGAAAAGCTGGAAAAACTGAAGGAAAAATACCCGGAGATCAAGGCAGGCGAAAGCCATCTGGTCTATGGTCAGCCACGCCAGGAAATCCACCAGTTGGCCAAGAACCAGAAGTGCGACCTGATCGTTGTCGGCAGCCATGGTCGCCACGGCCTTGCCCTGCTGCTGGGCTCCACCGCCAATGACGTCCTGCATGGCGCACCTTGCGACGTGCTCGCTGTACGCCTTAACAAGCCTGAGTAA